One window from the genome of Dioscorea cayenensis subsp. rotundata cultivar TDr96_F1 chromosome 3, TDr96_F1_v2_PseudoChromosome.rev07_lg8_w22 25.fasta, whole genome shotgun sequence encodes:
- the LOC120254928 gene encoding polygalacturonase inhibitor-like has protein sequence MQKYSLLFFLLLLSPALSDLQCVENDKTALLKIKNSFGNPPELFSWTQTSDCCTEWAGVSCDLALGQVLSLNISNTKNISGPIPDSIGDLPILSYITLHNLPYLTGPLPPSLTNLSLLNRLTITYTALSGPLPSFITTFTQLSEFNLSHNKISGNLPVFPGDNTYFSIDLSHNYLSGVIPSSLFLGVLTNPILDISFNMLTGMIPSSLGKINFSWLNMAHNQLKGDASFLFGASKWAQLIDLSWNELDFNMSSLTFSPDYLQSLDLSHNEINGSINKQISKAKKLKALDLSYNQLCGRIPIGGPMKKFKASSYAHNLCLCGRPLPPCTR, from the coding sequence ATGCAAAAATATTcactcctcttcttcctcctcctcctttctCCTGCACTCTCTGACCTTCAATGTGTTGAAAATGACAAAACTGCTCTACTAAAAATCAAGAACTCTTTTGGCAATCCTCCTGAGCTATTTTCATGGACTCAAACCTCAGACTGCTGCACTGAATGGGCCGGTGTGAGCTGTGATCTTGCCTTAGGCCAAGTCCTCTCTTTAAACATCTCCAACACCAAGAACATTTCCGGCCCGATCCCCGACTCCATCGGAGACCTTCCCATCCTCTCCTACATTACTCTCCACAACCTCCCTTATCTCACCGGCCCTCTTCCTCCCTCACTCACCAACCTCAGTCTCCTCAACAGACTAACCATCACTTACACCGCCCTCTCCGGCCCTTTACCTTCATTCATCACCACCTTCACTCAACTCTCCGAGTTCAACCTCTCCCATAACAAAATCTCGGGCAACCTCCCTGTCTTCCCTGGTGATAATACATACTTCTCCATTGATCTAAGCCACAACTACTTATCCGGTGTCATCCCTTCTTCTCTGTTTTTAGGTGTACTCACAAACCCAATTCTTGATATCTCTTTCAACATGCTCACTGGCATGATACCAAGTTCTTTAGGTAAGATCAACTTCAGCTGGCTCAACATGGCTCATAACCAGCTCAAAGGTGATGCTTCTTTTCTCTTTGGAGCTTCCAAATGGGCTCAGTTGATAGATTTATCATGGAATGAGCTTGACTTCAATATGTCTTCTTTGACGTTTTCTCCGGATTACCTTCAAAGTTTGGACTTGAGTCATAATGAGATTAATGGGAGTATTAACAAGCAGATTAGCAAGGCTAAGAAGCTTAAGGCATTGGACTTGAGTTATAACCAGCTTTGTGGGAGGATACCTATTGGTGGTCCTATGAAAAAGTTTAAGGCTTCTAGTTATGctcataacttgtgtctttgtGGCCGCCCTCTTCCACCATGCACTCGTTGa
- the LOC120254938 gene encoding LOW QUALITY PROTEIN: potassium transporter 26-like (The sequence of the model RefSeq protein was modified relative to this genomic sequence to represent the inferred CDS: inserted 1 base in 1 codon), giving the protein MENKEDAGNSSKMEEEKSFKDLELGEDVPNDPLQSRSSSFANDYKIPHRTPVDLTTAQTLLLAYQSLGVVYGDIGTSPLYTFPSVTLSNPQELDLLGVLSLIYWTLTVMALLKYVLIVLRADDHGEGGTFALYSLLRQHIHFKNKSMVPMTKLETDVDLLYHSNSNRRKSKTHKFLEGSXTAQSVLTIIVLIGTCMVMGDGALTPAISVLSAVQGIQSRSSKITQDHVVLISVVILLLLFLFERFGTSKVGFSFSPIMLLWFVSIAGIGLFNIIKYYPPVLKAISPHYIYYFFKRNRRKGWETLGSAVLCITGAEAMFADLGHFSKSSIQIAFSTVVYPALILGYGGEAAYLIKHKDKISTAFYSSVPEPIFWPMFIIATLAAVIASQSLISASFSIIRQSMALGCFPRVTMRHTSGKYEGQVYSPEINYIIMILCIIITAGFKGGPEIGNAYGVAVIWVMLITTVLMVVVMLVIWDTNVFLVGIFLAVFLIFEGSYMTSLLNKIPQGGWVPFAIALLFLAITLSWTYGRGKKNAYEAEKKMSWREFKELMTDSEIPRVPGVCFFCTDLMNGIPPIVRHYVQHVGALRQVTVFVTVRTLPVKSVLPEERFVMAKLQAQGVYRCLVQYGYMDEPNMEGDEFLGSVITGLIKKVKSREEVVALETAMTRGAIFVFGRVILKMRKESKWFKRLVIDTLYRFLQKNSRSTVATLKIPPGKVLQIGMVYEI; this is encoded by the exons ATGGAGAACAAAGAGGATGCAGGGAATAGTAGTAAAATGGAGGAGGAGAAAAGTTTCAAAGATCTTGAACTTGGAGAAGATGTTCCCAATGATCCATTGCAAAGTAGGAGCTCAAGCTTTGCCAATGATTATAAGATACCTCACCGAACACCTGTG gaTTTGACAACTGCACAGACATTGCTATTGGCTTATCAATCACTTGGAGTTGTTTATGGTGATATTGGGACATCTCCACTCTATACTTTCCCTTCTGTCACTTTATCCAATCCTCAAGAGTTGGACTTACTTGGTGTGCTAAGTTTGATCTATTGGACTCTCACTGTCATGGCTTTGCTCAAATATGTTCTCATTGTCTTGAGAGCAGATGATCATGGAGAAG GCGGGACTTTCGCGCTTTACTCATTGCTTCGCCAACATATTCATTTCAAGAACAAGTCTATGGTGCCGATGACGAAGTTGGAAACCGATGTCGATCTCTTGTATCACAGCAACAGCAatagaaggaaatcaaagacaCATAAGTTCTTGGAAGGGA AAACAGCTCAGAGTGTGCTCACAATCATCGTCTTGATCGGTACTTGCATGGTGATGGGAGATGGTGCTCTAACTCCAGCAATTTCAG tgtTGTCTGCTGTTCAAGGAATTCAATCAAGGTCATCCAAGATAACACAAG ATCATGTTGTTCTTATATCTGTGGTGATCTTGCTCCTTCTTTTCCTCTTTGAAAGGTTCGGCACAAGCAAGGTTGGCTTCTCCTTCTCCCCCATCATGCTTTTATGGTTTGTATCCATTGCCGGTATCGGCCTCTTCAACATTATCAAATACTACCCGCCTGTTCTCAAAGCGATATCGCCTCATTATATATACTATTTCTTCAAAAGAAACAGACGAAAGGGATGGGAGACTCTTGGTTCTGCTGTTCTCTGCATCACTG GAGCTGAAGCTATGTTTGCTGATCTTGGTCACTTCAGCAAAAGTTCAATTCAG ATTGCTTTCTCAACAGTGGTTTATCCAGCATTGATATTAGGCTATGGTGGAGAAGCTGCATACTTGATAAAGCACAAGGACAAGATAAGCACAGCATTCTATAGTTCGGTACCGGAGCCCATCTTCTGGCCAATGTTCATCATCGCTACCCTCGCTGCAGTCATCGCCAGCCAATCCTTGATATCTGCAAGCTTCTCCATCATCAGGCAATCCATGGCTCTTGGCTGCTTCCCTAGAGTCACAATGAGGCACACCTCCGGCAAATATGAAGGCCAAGTCTACTCACCGGAAATTAACTACATCATCATGATTTTGTGCATCATCATCACCGCCGGCTTCAAAGGCGGCCCAGAGATTGGCAACGCCTACG GTGTGGCCGTGATATGGGTAATGCTGATCACAACAGTTCTAATGGTGGTTGTGATGCTTGTGATATGGGACACCAATGTCTTCTTAGTTGGAATTTTTCTGGCTGTCTTCCTAATTTTTGAAGGCTCATACATGACATCTTTGTTGAACAAGATTCCGCAAGGAGGATGGGTGCCTTTCGCCATTGCATTGTTATTCTTAGCCATTACTCTCTCTTGGACCTATGGAAGAGGGAAGAAGAATGCGTATGAAGCCGAAAAGAAGATGAGTTGGAGAGAGTTCAAGGAGCTAATGACAGACTCTGAAATACCGAGAGTCCCCGGAGTTTGTTTCTTCTGTACCGATCTCATGAATGGGATTCCTCCGATCGTTAGGCATTATGTGCAGCATGTTGGTGCTCTCCGGCAAGTTACAGTGTTTGTAACGGTAAGAACATTGCCGGTGAAGTCTGTGTTGCCAGAGGAGAGGTTCGTGATGGCGAAGTTGCAAGCTCAAGGTGTGTATAGGTGTTTGGTGCAATATGGGTATATGGATGAGCCGAACATGGAAGGCGACGAGTTCTTGGGTTCGGTGATCACTGGGCTTATTAAAAAGGTCAAAAGCAGGGAGGAGGTGGTGGCTCTAGAGACGGCGATGACCCGAGGAGCTATCTTTGTGTTTGGGAGAGTCATACTGAAGATGAGGAAGGAGAGCAAATGGTTCAAGAGATTGGTGATAGACACATTATACAGGTTCTTGCAGAAAAACTCAAGGTCCACCGTTGCAACACTGAAGATCCCTCCTGGCAAAGTCTTGCAAATAGGAATGGTGTATGAGATCTAA
- the LOC120255990 gene encoding protein adenylyltransferase SelO-like, whose product MVTLFAPSFAARLTRIPSPRRRLLSPPTSFLRRRSPLPPVPRLAAFPAAKLSSSVAPMESPSAEDRAAGLKFEELNWDHSFVRELPGDPRTDIISREVRRACYSKVSPSVEVDKPELVAWSDSVAKLLDLDPKEFERPDIPLLFSGALPLVGGLTYAQCYGGHQFGTWAGQLGDGRAITLGEIMNSRGERWELQLKGAGKTPYSRFADGLAVLRSSIREFLCSEAMNGLGIPTTRALCIVTTGKNVSRDMFYDGNPKDEPGAIVCRVAQSFLRFGSYQIHASRGKEDLEIVRILADYTIRYHFPHLEKMEKSESLSFEVGQEGGSVVDLTSNKYAAWSVEVAERTASLVAGWQGVGFTHGVLNTDNMSILGLTIDYGPFGFLDAFDPSYTPNTTDLPGRRYCFANQPDIGLWNIAQFTTALMAANLISKDEANYTMERYGNKFMDEYQSIMTRKLGLPKYNKQLISKLLNNMAVDKVDYTNFFRALSNIKADTTIPESELLVPLKSVLLDIGKERKEAWTSWVQTYIQELASSGVPDDERKAVMNSVNPKYILRNYLCQSAIDTAEQGDYAEVWRLLKVMQNPYEEQPGMEKYARLPPAWAYRPGVCMLSCSS is encoded by the exons ATGGTCACGCTTTTCGCCCCCTCCTTCGCCGCTCGTCTCACCCGAATCCCTAGCCCTCGCCGTCGATTGCTCTCTCCTCCGACCAGTTTCCTTCGCCGGAGATCCCCTCTTCCTCCTGTTCCTCGCCTCGCTGCTTTCCCGGCCGCCAAGCTTTCCTCCAGCGTCGCCCCGATGGAGTCCCCTTCGGCAGAGGATCGCGCTGCCGGATTGAAATTCGAGGAGCTAAATTGGGATCACTCGTTTGTGCGTGAGCTTCCTGGGGATCCCAGGACCGATATCATCTCTCGAGAG gtGCGCAGGGCTTGTTATTCAAAAGTATCACCATCTGTGGAAGTGGACAAGCCTGAGCTTGTAGCATGGTCTGATTCAGTTGCCAAGTTACTTGATTTAGATCCTAAAGA ATTTGAACGACCAGACATCCCGCTTCTATTCTCTGGAGCATTGCCATTGGTGGGTGG TTTGACATATGCACAATGCTATGGTGGACACCAGTTTGGTACATGGGCTGGTCAGCTGGGGGATGGTCGAGCCATAACGTTAGGAGAAATTATGAATTCTCGAGGTGAAAGGTGGGAGTTGCAGCTGAAGGGTGCTGGAAAAACTCCTTATAGCCGGTTTGCGGATGGACTTGCAGTTTTGCGTAGTAGCATCCGTGAGTTCCTATGCAGTGAGGCAATGAATGGTCTTGGAATTCCAACAACTCGGGCACTTTGTATTGTCACAACTGGCAAAAATGTCTCACGTGACATGTTTTATGA TGGTAATCCAAAGGATGAGCCAGGTGCCATTGTTTGTCGTGTTGCTCAATCCTTTCTTCGCTTTGGTTCATACCAAATTCATGCCTCGCGAGGGAAGGAGGACTTGGAGATTGTTCGGATTTTAGCAGATTACACAATCCGCTATCATTTTCCTCACCTGGAGAAGATGGAAAAGAGTGAGAGCCTGTCTTTTGAGGTTGGACAGGAGGGCGGCTCCGTTGTGGACTTGACATCTAACAAATATGCAG CATGGTCAGTTGAAGTTGCTGAACGTACTGCTTCCTTGGTTGCCGGCTGGCAGGGGGTTGGTTTCacccatggagtgctaaacacTGACAATATGAGCATCTTGGGTCTAACAATTGATTATGGACCGTTTGGTTTCTTGGATGCTTTTGACCCAAGTTACACTCCAAATACAACTGACCTTCCGGGGAGAAGGTACTGTTTTGCGAACCAGCCGGACATTGGCTTGTGGAACATTGCTCAGTTCACCACAGCATTAATGGCTGCAAATCTTATCAGCAAAGATGAGGCTAACTACACCATGGAGAG GTATGGGAATAAATTTATGGATGAATATCAGTCTATTATGACCAGAAAACTTGGTCTTCCAAAGTATAATAAACAGTTGATCAGCAAGCTTCTCAACAACATGGCTGTTGATAAAGTTGACTACACGAACTTCTTCCGAGCTCTTTCTAATATCAAAGCAGACACTACCATTCCTGAAAGTGAGCTGCTAGTTCCGCTAAAGTCTGTATTACTAGACATAGGCAAGGAACGCAAAGAAGCATGGACCAGCTGGGTACAGACCTACATCCAGGAG CTTGCATCTAGTGGTGTTCCGGATGATGAAAGAAAGGCGGTGATGAACTCAGTAAACCCAAAATACATACTAAGGAACTACTTATGCCAAAGTGCCATTGACACTGCCGAACAAGGTGATTACGCAGAAGTCTGGCGGCTACTCAAAGTAATGCAAAATCCATATGAGGAACAACCAGGAATGGAAAAATACGCCCGATTACCGCCTGCCTGGGCTTACAGGCCTGGTGTCTGCATGCTGTCCTGCTCCTCCTAA
- the LOC120283166 gene encoding uncharacterized protein LOC120283166 — translation MEFVNIESSDGIKLSARLFKASSNGNEGKSNLAVVLVHPYTVLGGSQGLLRGIAEGLAQRGFTALTFDMRGAGRSSGWASLTGSSEIQDVIGVCKWVVENLKPDGIVLVGSSAGAPIAGSAVDKIDQVVGYVSLGYPFGWTASILFGRHHEAILRSQKPKLFVMGTKDGFTSVKQLQNKLKSAAGRVETQLLDGVSHFQMEGPAYDEQMADLITKFIQSL, via the exons ATGGAGTTCGTGAACATCGAGAGCAGCGATGGAATCAAGCTCAGCGCGAGGCTCTTCAAGGCCTCCAGCAACGGGAACGAGGGCAAGAGCAACCTCGCAGTGGTGCTCGTCCACCCCTACACCGTGCTCGGTGGTTCCCAAGGCCTTCTCCGGGGGATCGCTGAAGGGCTCGCTCAGAGAGGGTTCACTGCCTTGACTTTTGATATGAGAGGAGCTGGTAGGTCTTCCGGCTGGGCTTCCTTAACGGGCTCTTCGGAGATCCAGGATGTGATTGGGGTTTGCAAATGGGTGGTGGAGAATTTGAAGCCTGATGGGATTGTTCTTGTGGGATCATCTGCAG GGGCACCAATAGCTGGCTCAGCGGTCGATAAAATCGATCAAGTTGTGGGTTATGTGAGTCTAGGATACCCATTTGGCTGGACTGCTTCAATCCTCTTCGGGCGGCATCACGAGGCCATTCTCCGCTCTCAGAAACCAAAACTCTTCGTCATGGGCACGAAAGATGGCTTCACAAGTGTGAAACAATTGCAGAACAAGCTCAAGTCAGCTGCAGGACGAGTTGAAACCCAACTGCTCGACGGCGTGAGCCATTTTCAGATGGAAGGACCAGCTTATGATGAACAGATGGCAGATCTTATTACCAAATTCATTCAATCCTTGTAG
- the LOC120254945 gene encoding hepatoma-derived growth factor-related protein 2-like — protein MARSGDPDEGEGEIWGTWEELLLASAVSRHGTRRWDSVAMEVQSRIPTSSAHLLTPLRCRQRFHLLQNRFSTTAVAIADAEPDDEPLPDIPWLDELRKLRVAELRREVERSDLSIRNLQIKVERLKGERERIAGEADLKSGRGGRDRLDLHRRRLQGDRISGRSCKESNSTDPKEDGRKPGEDAKNAKDTAGDGKRKTDPVAGERSDDRSSAAGDPDPADPRESGESAAESKGGETEERERDGDGEKESSEVQSSASLTRRRRMRRRRKGPSVSSGAADEPETDVVTPHAASVPFTASQPLVSFLEIIRSSNLGSVFARRMDSQNTAKYKSLIRRHVDLEMVTRRIERSGSAYTSSEFFRDLLLLCNNAIVFFAKSSDEAIAAVHLRDLISKEMTAAGKQKPAQTPPPPPPLVQPPPAATAPPPQPAKLKEDPDLPRSLLEKSTSAAPLITCRKRSSISAKKADPERKEEKPEPDRKERDAEDPIHKKKTKERSSFPPSSGFRTNKMRALPKNSNPDPASNLNAQVAETAEADSTPKVEKKNTPNGGSSASLSKKRSATSFLNRMKRSSPSNGTLLESLKSSGAASSSGGKATDQKKSGKGESRKERSSKSGATTKSAPTKRSVGRPPKRGAAPPSKRARDEAEGSKPTPPTRKRGRR, from the exons ATGGCGAGATCGGGGGATCCGGATGAAGGGGAGGGAGAGATCTGGGGAACCTGGGAGGAGCTTCTTCTCGCCTCGGCTGTTAGCCGCCACGGCACCCGTCGTTGGGACTCCGTCGCCATGGAGGTGCAGTCTCGAATCCCTACCTCCTCTGCTCATCTTCTCACCCCTCTCCGCTGCCGCCAGCGTTTCCATCTCCTCCAGAACCGGTTCTCCACCACCGCCGTCGCCATCGCCGATGCTGAGCCGGATGATGAGCCGTTGCCTGATATCCCCTGGCTCGATGAGCTACGAAAACTCAGGGTCGCTGAACTCCGCCGGGAGGTTGAGCGATCGGACCTTTCGATCAG gaatttGCAAATAAAGGTGGAAAGGCTGAAAGGCGAACGCGAGAGGATTGCTGGAGAAGCGGATCTGAAATCGGGGAGGGGAGGAAGGGATCGGCTGGATCTACACCGGAGACGCTTGCAGGGGGACCGGATCTCCGGCCGATCATGCAAGGAATCCAACTCGACGGATCCCAAGGAGGACGGGAGGAAACCCGGTGAAGACGCCAAGAACGCCAAGGATACTGCCGGAGATGGTAAGAGGAAAACGGATCCGGTTGCCGGAGAGCGATCCGATGATCGGAGCTCCGCCGCGGGTGATCCCGACCCGGCCGATCCGCGCGAGTCGGGCGAGTCAGCGGCTGAGTCGAAGGGCGGTGAAACggaggagagggagagggatggggatggggagaAGGAGAGCAGCGAGGTGCAGAGCTCGGCCAGCTTGACAAGGCGGCGGCGTATGAGAAGGCGGAGGAAGGGGCCGTCGGTGAGCAGCGGCGCCGCTGACGAGCCGGAGACCGACGTGGTTACCCCTCATGCTGCCAGCGTGCCCTTCACGGCATCACAGCCGTTGGTTTCGTTCCTGGAGATCATCCGATCAAGCAACCTGGGCTCCGTCTTTGCGCGGCGAATGGATAGCCAG aataCCGCGAAATACAAGAGCTTGATCAGGCGCCACGTGGATTTGGAGATGGTTACGAGGAGGATCGAGCGGTCTGGAAGTGCGTACACGAGCTCGGAGTTCTTCCGCGACCTCCTGCTTCTCTGCAACAACGCCATTGTTTTCTTTGCAAAAAGCTCCGACGAGGCAATCGCAGCCGTTCATCTCCGCGACCTGATCTCAAAGGAGATGACGGCTGCTGGCAAACAGAAGCCAGCCCAAACACCACCGCCGCCGCCACCACTGGTTCAACCCCCGCCTGCGGCGACGGCGCCACCTCCCCAGCCGGCGAAGCTTAAAGAGGATCCGGATCTTCCTCGCTCTTTGCTAGAGAAATCCACATCCGCTGCCCCGTTGATCACATGCCGTAAACGGAGCTCCATCTCAGCGAAAAAAGCGGATCCGGAACGGAAGGAGGAGAAACCAGAGCCGGATCGAAAGGAGCGAGATGCTGAGGATCCGATCCACAAGAAGAAGACCAAGGAACGATCTTCGTTTCCTCCCTCTAGTGGCTTCAGGACCAACAAGATGCGAGCTCTTCCCAAAAACTCTAATCCCGATCCCGCCTCAAATCTCAATGCCCAGGTGGCGGAGACGGCGGAGGCCGATTCCACTCCcaaagtagagaagaagaacaCGCCGAATGGTGGCTCGTCCGCGTCCCTGAGCAAGAAGCGGAGCGCCACTAGCTTCTTGAACCGTATGAAGAGAAGTTCCCCATCGAATGGTACACTTCTAGAATCTCTGAAGAGCTCCGGCGCCGCCTCCAGCAGCGGTGGAAAAGCAACAGATCAGAAGAAGTCCGGAAAAGGGGAATCTCGCAAGGAGCGAAGCTCCAAGTCGGGCGCTACCACAAAGAGTGCTCCGACGAAGAGGAGTGTTGGAAGGCCACCGAAACGCGGGGCTGCGCCACCGTCGAAACGGGCAAGGGACGAGGCAGAGGGATCAAAGCCGACGCCGCCGACGAGGAAGAGAGGGAGGCGATGA
- the LOC120254972 gene encoding uncharacterized protein LOC120254972: MKASLKFREDQKPLVRAKIPISIFGLPFLSGFSAGDTRELRLDLATAFDSGPSLRASYRPNDPLNPFTLSLRTGVGARGSPTAAPMTITAEFNLLSRSSSSSLHSFSILFKPRLGDFSLKKCIDSTTISRPIKSTVDKADDSDHDGTPRKGMLGMISGTEVAASSMMPLRGSAAVRFRWGLKLPAELQTAFSDRDRTAGIPFARIPLLVMSKISIEHVATDTKVKKTKAEEPDDVAKGSGDVAQTCSLIRRQLEALRAENGAMSNALEEIRKEVGVADVAKREMCVADVAKRETRGAPPMPSPEELTQELAKALKK, encoded by the coding sequence ATGAAGGCGTCTCTCAAGTTTCGAGAGGATCAGAAGCCCTTGGTGCGTGCTAAGATCCCGATCAGCATCTTCGGCCTGCCTTTCCTCTCTGGTTTCTCTGCTGGCGATACTCGTGAGCTCCGGCTTGACCTCGCTACCGCCTTTGATTCCGGTCCATCTCTCCGCGCTTCTTATCGTCCCAATGATCCGTTGAACCCCTTCACTCTCTCTCTCCGCACTGGCGTCGGCGCCCGAGGATCCCCCACCGCTGCCCCCATGACAATCACCGCCGAATTCAACCTTCTCTCCCGCTCTAGCTCCAGCTCCCTCCATTCTTTCTCCATCCTCTTCAAACCCCGTCTCGGCGACTTCTCCCTCAAAAAATGCATCGATTCAACGACCATATCACGGCCGATCAAATCCACCGTTGATAAAGCCGATGATTCCGATCACGATGGTACTCCGAGGAAGGGGATGCTGGGCATGATCTCCGGGACTGAGGTGGCCGCAAGCAGCATGATGCCGCTGCGCGGTAGCGCAGCGGTGAGGTTTCGATGGGGGTTAAAATTACCGGCGGAGCTCCAGACCGCGTTCAGCGATAGGGATCGGACGGCAGGGATCCCCTTCGCCCGGATCCCCCTGCTCGTGATGAGCAAGATCTCCATCGAACACGTGGCGACCGATACGAAGGTGAAGAAGACGAAGGCTGAGGAGCCGGATGACGTGGCCAAAGGGAGTGGTGACGTGGCTCAGACGTGTTCGCTGATTCGGCGTCAGCTAGAGGCTTTGCGGGCGGAGAACGGGGCGATGTCGAATGCCCTGGAGGAGATCAGGAAAGAGGTGGGCGTTGCTGACGTGGCCAAGAGGGAGATGTGTGTTGCTGACGTGGCCAAGAGGGAGACACGTGGCGCGCCCCCAATGCCTTCTCCGGAGGAGCTCACTCAAGAGCTGGCCAAGGCTTTGAAGAAATAG